Genomic DNA from Vibrio tubiashii ATCC 19109:
AAGGCAGTGCTAAACCAATTCCATATAGCATCGATTGTAATGCCTGCGAGGATACTTCGCTTGTCAGCAACGGAAAGCTCAACTTAAACAATAGAGAAACGGTCGTAGGTGGAGAAGGGGACACGGTAAGCCTGATGCTTAATGTTCACTACGACAATATTTCTGCAGATGATTTAACGACTGGCAATTACTATGACCAATTTACCGTATATTTTGAAGAAAACCTGTAAGCATTCTCCAGCCATGAGTTTATTGGTGTGTGCACTAGCAGCTTCTCATGGTTTGAAGGCAGAAGAATTAAAGTCATTGGACGATATCTCTTGGCCCGTTGAGTTCGAAAGCAAGGTTTATTTCGGGGACACAACGACATTGGGTATAGATGCCGTTCATAGCTGGGAAGACTTTCGTCTTAAAGCGGGTGGGCAGTTCCATATTGCAGGAGAGACAAACCCAGCACCTAATGGCTATCATCGAAATACCTTTTCCGTAGGTGTGAGTCACCAATTTCAGCTTACGCAGGATCTCAATTTAGAGCTGGGAACAGGCTATGCGTACCGCTCAGCTTTTGTTGACTACGGTTTAAAGTATCAGCTGCTGGGTAATATCACCGCCTTGGCAGGGTATCGCTTTAGCTTTGATAACACGGAGGTGAATAAAGACCAGTTTTACACTGGGCTGAGCATTGCGTTCGATCATTCTAAGACGTGGGAAGAACCGAATACTTCACCACTACAAGTCGAGGTTCCAATAGCAGCTCCTCAATCAGAAAAGCATGATTTAGACAATAAACCGGACAAGCCATTAATAAAGCGACACAAATATACTGTTAAGAAGGGAGATTGGTTAATTAAAGTTGCCAGTAAATATAATATCCCATTATCAAATTTAATAGAAAACAACAAATTCGAAAATATAGACCTAATTTATCCTGGAGATACTATTTATTACCTTAAATAGCAACGTCCTCTAAGGGTTTAAACACACAACAAGGGAGGAAGCTTGGATGGGTAGTCAGTCAGCATGTCTCAAGAGAGGCAGCGAAAAAGAGTTGTTAAACATGCTGAAGATCAAGCACCTGAATCACTTTCATGTTAGGCGAAAAGGGTTTAGCTATTTTTGCTTCTACGATGATGAAAATGAAGGCTTTTCAATGTTTAAGATTAATGATAGCCAGCAAACGGTGAGTAGAATGCTCATCAAAGCAAACTCAATTTCTGAGTTTCTACACTCAGATATCATTAGTGATATTGAAGAATTTAAAAAGAGTTACTTTTAATTACTTAATTTATCTAAATAAGACGAATTATTTTCCTATAAGAGGTAACTCTCTTAATGGGCGGGCTTTTATCGCTTTTTATTTAGGAGATTAATACAAGCTTATTCTGGAATAAGAGAAAGTTATGCGGTTCAACAACAAACGATTATTTGTTTATTTATTGCCACTCATGTTATTTGGATGTGGGGGAGAAACGAATGAGCAGAATGAACAAAGCTCACACCAAGAAGCGGTCAGTTCTCCTGTAGTAACAGATAACTACTCGCAGTTTTTGCTCGATGAGAGCCAGCATGTTGTGTCTTTGGCAGGGCATGTGAGCGATCCTCGGGGATTGCCGTTAACACTAGAACGTGTTGAACCTCTTAGTCAGTCTTGTGGTATGCCAGTTGTAGATAAACATCACTTATCTTTTACGGTCGCTGAGTCTATTCCTGAAACATGTGTATACCGCTATGTGGTTCGAAACCACCCAGAAAATCCGCAATTAGATAAGGAGTCCAGTGCCGAAAGCGTGGTGTTACTCAGTAACGAAACAGATTCTTCGCTAATTCCCCCGATATCGAAGTCTGTAAAAGTAGATTCTGAATTAACCATTGCTCTTAGGCAGGAGCTGGGCTCCACTTATCCTGATGGCTACACATTAAACCAAGATGTTGTGCTGCTCGGAGACGGAGTGGCGAGTGCGGATGTTAGTTCGGATACGATCTTATACCAAGCAAGCAGCACACCCGGAGATACCCGTTTGATTTACTCATTGTCGAGCGACGATGGTAACAATGTGAAAGCGGGTTATGTCGATATTGCCGTTTCTTCAGAGGGTAACAGTATGCCTATTGCGGAAAACATCGCGGGGCCAGAATCGTTATACCCAAACACAAATATTACGATAGACGTGAGTGGCTCGGTTAGTGATCCTGACGGCGACTCGCTGCAACTAACCGACGTGTATGCCTATAACGCTAATGTCGCGATTACCGATCCGCTTGATGTTAACAACACAAAGTTTAACTTCTTGGCTTCTCAACCTGGTAATTACAGCGTGACTTACTATGTGTCGGATCATAGAGGCGGATACGCCGTAGCCGTGGTACGTATTGTGGTGTCTGAGCCGCCTCTTCCTTGGAACGATATTGTGCTAGCGAGCGGTGCTCGTTATACAGCGCCGTGGGAGAAAAGTAGTGCCGATATCGCGGGTATTTACTATCAGGGAACCGAGCCTGAAGTCGTCAATGGGACAGAATATCTCATTCCTCTGTTTAGCGCGGATGCGGCTCAAGCTTTATGCCAGTCTAGAGGTATGGCATTGCCGAGCTTAGAGCAGATGAAAGCGCTATTTCAAGCACGACCTGATGTCGCGAACTCTGATCATTGGCCTACCTCTGTAGCGTATTGGAGTTCCAGTAAATCCACCGCTAATCAGCAGTACGGTTTTAATATGAGTAGCGGTGCTAAGATTCTATTACCGACATCAAACCCCTTAATCGTTACCTGTGTTTATCCTGGTGAGCTCTCAACTTTAGTGAGTAAAGACAACGCTTATCAAACCGAGCTCGCTGATGGCGATTTCAACACAGTGGAAGCGTATGCCAAGCAGACAGATGGTTCTCCTATTTCCGGGCAGCGTATTTATGCGTTTAGTGATGACGAAAACCTAAGCTTCGAAAGCCAATCAGCCCTAACGGATAGTGAAGGCAAGGCCTCTTTTAAAGTGCGTAGTGCGCTAAGTGGTGAGTTCGATGTCTTGGTTAACTACTACTCACAGTCAAAGTCGGCATTGGTGCACTTTATCGACGACTTAGTGCTAAGCATTTCTCTTTCTGGTCCTGAGTTTTTGACGCTAGGCGAAGATGAACAGCTAGAAGCAACAGGATCGTTTGAATCAGGCACTAGCAAGAACATCACGCAAGAGGTGGCTTGGCATTTTACTCAACAAGGTGTGCTATCAGTTAATGATAAGGGGATTGCCCATGCCGCATCTCCGGGAGTTACCCAAGTGACGGCTCAGCAAGATGCAGCTACTTCTAACTCAATGGAGGTTCGGGTTCCATTAGAGGTAGAGGCAGACTCATTTGTTCGAGGTGGAAGCTATAGTAAAACTAACTTTGGGAGTAGCACTGTGCTTGAACTGAAATCAGATCAAGTACAGAGCTATGACCGAAGAGCGGTGTTGAAATTCGATCTACACCAATGGGTTGGAAGTCGGCAAGGAAGGGCGATACTAAGGGTTTGCCTAAGGGGAATGAACGTTGATTATCAACGAAGCATTACTGTTTCAAGGTTGGCATCTAGTGACTGGACGGAAAGCAATATCACTTGGGCGACTATTCCAAATGTTGATTTAAAAGGAAGTAGCACTCTTGTTAGCCACGATGACGTGAATCATTGGATCGAGTGGGATGTTACTGAGTTGGTCAGTTCCGCACCTTCCAATGGGATCTTATCATTGGTATTAGATGACTTTGGTGCTGCTGGTTCAAAATCCAATGTGAACTTTTTTAGCAAAGAAGGCGGCTTCCCACCGCAACTGATTTTTCAACCTTAATGATTACCCCGCTATATCGGTCTGAAGACTGATCATTTTTGACTCCATTAATGCACGGAATTTCCAATGAAACGAAGTTTTTCATCTGTTTTGCTGTCTACAATATTACTGCTTCATGGCTGTGGTGGTGAAGGTGGTAGTGAACCCCAAAGCGTCACAGATATTGATAATATTAGTTCGCCTATAGCTGTAGAGAACTTTGCTCAACTCTCTTTGCAAGATGGAGCCAGTCATGAGGTTTCACTTAAAAACAGCGTCAGTGACCCTGCCGGATTACCATTAAGCTTAGAATCGGTGACATCTTTAAGCAGTGACTGTGAAGACCCGAAGTTTGATTCACAGGCCATGAGTTTTCAGGTTGATAAGAGCACACCAGAGACCTGTTTGTATCAATATGTGGTTCAAAACCACTCAGATACTCCGCAGTTTGATAAAACTGTGTCGAGTCGCAGCTACGTTTTATTAAGCGAAACGATGACATCTTCGGTAATTCCACCTCTGTCTGAGGTTGCTCAAGTCAATGATAGTTTATCAATTTCGCTTGAGGAAAAACTCGCGACTAGTTTTCCAGCAAACTATGGGCTTGATGAACAGATTGTAGTACTTGGTGATGGAAGCGCCTCTGCTGATGTCTCAACCAATACGATTCAATTCCAAGCAGGTTCTGAAGTCGGGGTGTCAAGGCTGATCTATTCCATGACCAGCGTTGAGGGTAATAATGTAAAGGTAGGTTACATAGATATCGCCGTATCAGAGAGACTGGATGGCATGCCAACTGCGGAAAACTTTTCTGGACCAGAAGACCTACTGCCTGAGTCGACAATTACGATTGACGTGGCTGAGCATATCCAAGACCCTGATGGCGACATACTGCAATTAACAGAGGTCTACAGCTATAACGCTCAGGTATTCGTTGCCGATGAAAATGACCCCTCGAATACGCGTTTTACATTTTCGGCTAAAACCCCCGGCTCTTATGATGTCAGCTATTATGTGACAGACCATAATGGAGGCTTTGCGGTTGCTACAGTTCGCCTCACGGTCGCTGAGCTTGCCAAGCCTTGGCAGGATATTGTCTTAGCCAATAGCCAGAGATACACAGCGCCTTGGGAAGAACAGAGTGCTGATGTCTCACAGCTGTACTACCAAGGCATAGAAACGGAAGCTATCAATGGCACGGATTACGACATCACTCTGTTTGACCACAATACTGCCAGTTCACTGTGCTTAAGCCGTGGAATGGTGCTGCCGACCAGCGAGCAAATGGAGGCTCTGTTTACTGCGAAGCCTGATATTGCTAGCAGCGATCATTGGCCTGTTGTCGCCCGTTATTGGACATCCTCATCACAAGCGGCAAGCAGCTACCAAGCGATTGATATGAGTACGGGTGTGCTTACCGCTTCCAGTTCAATAACACCACTTATTGCAACGTGCGTGTATCCGGGTGATTTATCCGCTCAAGTCATTAAAGATAAGGCCTATATTACCCATCATGGTGAAGGGGACTTCGATCAAGTTCAAGCTAAGGTAGTTGGTAAAGACGGCGCACCACTTATCAATCAGCAGGTTTATGCCTATGCAGACAGTCGTGCCTTGCACTTTGACCATCAAGGTAGCTTAACCGACGCAAGTGGTCTGGCTACATTCAATGTCAGTAGTGGTACAAAAGGGCCGTTCAACGTATTTGTAAACTACTACTCACAAACGCTAGAGACAGTCGCCAATTTTATTGATGATACTCTGACAGAGATAATGGTTTCTGGTCAGCAAACTCTATATCAAGGAGGTAGCGCTAGTTTGCAGGCGATAGGCTCCTATCAATCAGGATACAGTGAAGATATCACCAATCAGTCAAACTGGCAGTCCAGCGAAAGCTCAACGGTAACTGTCAATCAGCAAGGGGAAATTAATGCGCTTAAAGTTGGTATGGCTGCGGTCAGCGCAAGTTTAAGTGGGGCTCACTCAAATGGTTTACTGATCACGGTAAAACCTTTGCTGACTGCATTGGTTGTGGAACCCGATTCGTTAGAGATTAAAGTCGGTGCTAGCAAACAATTAGTCGCCACGGCGCATTATAGTGATGGTTCATCCAAGCTTGTTACTAACTCAACAGATTGGAGCTCTACTGATAGTAATAAAGCGTACGTAGATAGTAATGGCGTTGTAAAAGGAAAAGCCGCAGGTACCGTTACTATTCATGCGTCATTTAAGGATGGAGAAGTTACCCAAACAGCAACGGTTTATCCGGTTAATGTATTTACAAACCAGCTACGTATTTCACCGACCAGTGCGAGTGTTCTACCGGGGGAAAGACAGTATTTCAAGCTTGAATATCTAGATGATGACCATAACTGGGTGGGTGTTACCAGCTCTGGTACTTGGAGCAACTCTGGAGCAACTTACTCAAAGAATAAAGGAGAGGTGATTGGTTTTGGTAACGGGGATGGGACGGTAACGGCGAAATACAATGGCCTGTCTGTAAGTGCCTCAATGGTTTCCTCTGGCATACCCCCATTACATGGTCCTGCAACTTGGAAAAAAGCAGATGAAGTTTGTAAGGATTACAATGGCTATTACGGCCCATATAGTGGCAACAAGTCTCCCACAGGCTTGACACACGGAGGTAAAGTAGTGCACAACCATGAAAACAAACATCTATGGACAAACTATTACGTCACTGGCACGAACAATGGCGTCACGTATATAGAGAAAAATGGGAAATGGGTAAAAGGACCTAATTACGATAAGAGTACAAAGCTGTATTTTCATTGTTTCGGAGAAGATACCGAATCCGGTGTATAAGCATATGAAACGCCTCCATTAGGGAGGCGTTCTACTATAAGCTCGTTATTTTCCCACAAACGCCACAATAACCTTGTCCTCACCAAGTGTTCGAGAGAACACATAGGCATTGTCATTGTCTATTGGCTGATGTTTGCCCGCACCAATTGCAGGGTGGTTGTGGCGGAACTGACCAACGGTTTGCCAGTGAGAAAGTAAGGCTTTACTTTTATCGTCGAGCTGCCAGACCATATCGGAACGAGTCCCTTGGTGGAAATCGTCTGCGTATGGGCCAAGCTCTCGACCGACTTCATCACCATAGTACACTTGAATAGCACCAGGGCTTAGGAGCAGGGCATTAGCGGCGTTACGCTGCATGTCGAAAGATTTAAAGCGGTTGAAGAACAGCTCTGTGTCGTGGGATGACATATAGCTGACAGGGGTATAGTCAGGGGCAGATTGCATTGAATCGGCGTAGTTCTGGTAGACGTCTTGCATCTGGCTAAAGCAGGCTGCGCCTTTATCGAGTTTCTTCTGCATATCAAAGTTGATCAGCGCATCGAAACCTTGATCCGCATACGGTGAGCGGTAAGCCGAGTGCCCCCATACTTCACCCATCATCCAGAACGGTTGCCCAGACTTACCATTTTCACTGCGCCACTGCTCTAGGTTCTCGCTTGCGGCTTGTTTTAGTTTAAGCCAAACGTCCCCTTCAACATGTTTTACTGTATCGACTCTGAAACCATCAATACCAAAACGTTTTACCCAGTCCGACTGCCACTCAACCAAGTAATCAGCCACTGTGTAGTCAGGTTTAGCGACAACGCGGGTATCTGGGTTGTCGAGAAGCCACTTAGGAGGTGTAACTGGTTTTGTTGATTCAGTAATAAAGTCTGGTAAGCCTGCTAAGTTCATTGTGGTGTCGCTGCTACCGGGTTGTGTATAGCCCGGTAAACCTGCGCGAACCCAATCTGGGCCCCACCAGTTTTGCCACTGCTTGCTTTGATAGTCGATGGCGCTATTGAAACTGTGCCAGTTTTGACCTTCTTCAGGAGTCCATTTTGCCCACTGCTCTGGCATTTTCGAACGATCGACCACCTCTAGGTTATCAAACTGCATATCTGCAAGTGTGCCATAACCCGCATGATTAACGACGGCGTCGAGTAGGATCTTAATGCCGCGTTTGTGTGCTTCCTCAACCAAGGTTTTCAGGTCTTGTTCGTTACCAAAGTTTTGGTCGATTTTAGTGAAGTCCCGTGTCCAGTAGCCGTGGTAAGAATAGAATGGGAAGCTGCCACTTTCGCCGCCACCAACAAATCCATGTACTTGCTCAACAATCGGAGAGAGCCAAATCGCGTCTGTACCTAGGCTCTTTATATAATCGAGCTTTTCAATCACGCCTTTTAGGTCGCCACCGTGGAAGGTACCAACTTCCTGTTTGCCGTCTTTCTGTCGACTGTAACTCTGATCATTGCTGGTATCTCCATTGTTGAATCGGTCGACCATCACAAAGTAAATATTGGCGTTCTTATAGCTAAATTCGGGCTTATCAATAGGACTCGTTGGCTCAAGTAGAACTAGACCGCCGCTGTGTTTCGACGGTGTGATGGTGACCGAGCCATTTTCAACAGTCACAACTTGCCCGCTTAACGCATCTTTAAGCTCTTCGCCATCGGTGAATGTATCGCCTAGATTCAAGGTAACTTCTTCACCAGAGTACTTTTCGCATTTTACATCAGGGATAGGTCGGCTGAATGTCTGTTTGCTCTTCTTTGCTTCACGCGCAATGGTCAGCGTGTTGTTCTCTTTATCGAAGGCAAACGAGTAGTCGCCACCGAAACGGACTTTCAGTGGCAGGACGGTATCTTCTCCGCAGTTAAGTGACAAAGGTCGACGAAATCTGACTTTCTGACCTTCAACCACAGGGCAGTTGCCATCAATCCCCGATACGGTAAGTTGATACGTTTCTTTACTCAGTGTCATGAGCGCGGGTTCAGAGGCTGATAGTGGGACATCGCGACTGGTGGTTGTTGTGGATAAAGTTAAAGTTGGACTCGCTACTACAGGTACGCTTAATAAAGCTAAGAGCATGATTGGGTTGGGTTTAAACAGACTATTCACGTTACATCCTTGAGGTTATTATTTTTTTACCCCACTACCCTAACTGAGCTTCGAACACACGACATCATTCCCAGCGTCTACGCCTTAAACAAAGATGTTCATCACATTCCTTATTGCTAGGGGAGGAGTAAGGATTATTGATAGCGTCGATAGAAGTTGATCTTGGTTCAAACTTGGAAAATAACCCTCAAACCGCAGTGAAAACTGTTGTTGTAGAAATAGTGAGTGAATTTTAAGCAATTAAGCAATGACGGCGCCTTTTATTCTCATAACTGATACAAATGGCAAAGTTTTTCAGCCGAAACTAAATTCTAATCACCTTTAACCTGCGAAATCCCTTATGTAACCTATACTTATATCTTGCTTATTGATATTTATGTCGAATATAAAATGCTGGAAATGCGAGCTATATTTGATATTTTGTGCGCATATTCTGACAAAAACTATAACAAAACGTTTCTAGCTTCTTGCTCAGCCTGCAGGAGTGTGATTAGGAGACC
This window encodes:
- a CDS encoding LysM peptidoglycan-binding domain-containing protein, giving the protein MTNLPYILKKTCKHSPAMSLLVCALAASHGLKAEELKSLDDISWPVEFESKVYFGDTTTLGIDAVHSWEDFRLKAGGQFHIAGETNPAPNGYHRNTFSVGVSHQFQLTQDLNLELGTGYAYRSAFVDYGLKYQLLGNITALAGYRFSFDNTEVNKDQFYTGLSIAFDHSKTWEEPNTSPLQVEVPIAAPQSEKHDLDNKPDKPLIKRHKYTVKKGDWLIKVASKYNIPLSNLIENNKFENIDLIYPGDTIYYLK
- a CDS encoding CBM96 family carbohydrate-binding protein is translated as MRFNNKRLFVYLLPLMLFGCGGETNEQNEQSSHQEAVSSPVVTDNYSQFLLDESQHVVSLAGHVSDPRGLPLTLERVEPLSQSCGMPVVDKHHLSFTVAESIPETCVYRYVVRNHPENPQLDKESSAESVVLLSNETDSSLIPPISKSVKVDSELTIALRQELGSTYPDGYTLNQDVVLLGDGVASADVSSDTILYQASSTPGDTRLIYSLSSDDGNNVKAGYVDIAVSSEGNSMPIAENIAGPESLYPNTNITIDVSGSVSDPDGDSLQLTDVYAYNANVAITDPLDVNNTKFNFLASQPGNYSVTYYVSDHRGGYAVAVVRIVVSEPPLPWNDIVLASGARYTAPWEKSSADIAGIYYQGTEPEVVNGTEYLIPLFSADAAQALCQSRGMALPSLEQMKALFQARPDVANSDHWPTSVAYWSSSKSTANQQYGFNMSSGAKILLPTSNPLIVTCVYPGELSTLVSKDNAYQTELADGDFNTVEAYAKQTDGSPISGQRIYAFSDDENLSFESQSALTDSEGKASFKVRSALSGEFDVLVNYYSQSKSALVHFIDDLVLSISLSGPEFLTLGEDEQLEATGSFESGTSKNITQEVAWHFTQQGVLSVNDKGIAHAASPGVTQVTAQQDAATSNSMEVRVPLEVEADSFVRGGSYSKTNFGSSTVLELKSDQVQSYDRRAVLKFDLHQWVGSRQGRAILRVCLRGMNVDYQRSITVSRLASSDWTESNITWATIPNVDLKGSSTLVSHDDVNHWIEWDVTELVSSAPSNGILSLVLDDFGAAGSKSNVNFFSKEGGFPPQLIFQP
- a CDS encoding Ig-like domain-containing protein, producing MKRSFSSVLLSTILLLHGCGGEGGSEPQSVTDIDNISSPIAVENFAQLSLQDGASHEVSLKNSVSDPAGLPLSLESVTSLSSDCEDPKFDSQAMSFQVDKSTPETCLYQYVVQNHSDTPQFDKTVSSRSYVLLSETMTSSVIPPLSEVAQVNDSLSISLEEKLATSFPANYGLDEQIVVLGDGSASADVSTNTIQFQAGSEVGVSRLIYSMTSVEGNNVKVGYIDIAVSERLDGMPTAENFSGPEDLLPESTITIDVAEHIQDPDGDILQLTEVYSYNAQVFVADENDPSNTRFTFSAKTPGSYDVSYYVTDHNGGFAVATVRLTVAELAKPWQDIVLANSQRYTAPWEEQSADVSQLYYQGIETEAINGTDYDITLFDHNTASSLCLSRGMVLPTSEQMEALFTAKPDIASSDHWPVVARYWTSSSQAASSYQAIDMSTGVLTASSSITPLIATCVYPGDLSAQVIKDKAYITHHGEGDFDQVQAKVVGKDGAPLINQQVYAYADSRALHFDHQGSLTDASGLATFNVSSGTKGPFNVFVNYYSQTLETVANFIDDTLTEIMVSGQQTLYQGGSASLQAIGSYQSGYSEDITNQSNWQSSESSTVTVNQQGEINALKVGMAAVSASLSGAHSNGLLITVKPLLTALVVEPDSLEIKVGASKQLVATAHYSDGSSKLVTNSTDWSSTDSNKAYVDSNGVVKGKAAGTVTIHASFKDGEVTQTATVYPVNVFTNQLRISPTSASVLPGERQYFKLEYLDDDHNWVGVTSSGTWSNSGATYSKNKGEVIGFGNGDGTVTAKYNGLSVSASMVSSGIPPLHGPATWKKADEVCKDYNGYYGPYSGNKSPTGLTHGGKVVHNHENKHLWTNYYVTGTNNGVTYIEKNGKWVKGPNYDKSTKLYFHCFGEDTESGV
- a CDS encoding alpha-amylase, whose protein sequence is MLLALLSVPVVASPTLTLSTTTTSRDVPLSASEPALMTLSKETYQLTVSGIDGNCPVVEGQKVRFRRPLSLNCGEDTVLPLKVRFGGDYSFAFDKENNTLTIAREAKKSKQTFSRPIPDVKCEKYSGEEVTLNLGDTFTDGEELKDALSGQVVTVENGSVTITPSKHSGGLVLLEPTSPIDKPEFSYKNANIYFVMVDRFNNGDTSNDQSYSRQKDGKQEVGTFHGGDLKGVIEKLDYIKSLGTDAIWLSPIVEQVHGFVGGGESGSFPFYSYHGYWTRDFTKIDQNFGNEQDLKTLVEEAHKRGIKILLDAVVNHAGYGTLADMQFDNLEVVDRSKMPEQWAKWTPEEGQNWHSFNSAIDYQSKQWQNWWGPDWVRAGLPGYTQPGSSDTTMNLAGLPDFITESTKPVTPPKWLLDNPDTRVVAKPDYTVADYLVEWQSDWVKRFGIDGFRVDTVKHVEGDVWLKLKQAASENLEQWRSENGKSGQPFWMMGEVWGHSAYRSPYADQGFDALINFDMQKKLDKGAACFSQMQDVYQNYADSMQSAPDYTPVSYMSSHDTELFFNRFKSFDMQRNAANALLLSPGAIQVYYGDEVGRELGPYADDFHQGTRSDMVWQLDDKSKALLSHWQTVGQFRHNHPAIGAGKHQPIDNDNAYVFSRTLGEDKVIVAFVGK